DNA sequence from the Candidatus Binataceae bacterium genome:
TCCTCCGCCAGCGAGTGGAGATATTCCGCGCGCCGCGCGAGGATCGCGATCGCATATTCGCTCGCAAAGCGCCGCGCCAGCGCCGCTCCGAGCCCCGGGCCGACTCCCGTTATCACTGCGACTTTCTTTTTTGTCTCAGCCATGAATCTGACCTCGCCTGCGAACTGACTATTGGACTTTCGGCATCGCGCCGTAAGTATTCAATCGCACCAGCCCCGGGGTCAGCGGCATCTTCGGCGGTACCGGATAATCGCCGGGCGTGCGTGGCCATACGAGCGGTGTTAACTGACTGTCAATCAAATCCCCCACCTTGATTCCAGGCCGATCGACGCAGGGGTGGAGATGGGCTGTCGTCCGGCGCGCACCGTCACGAAAATAGATCATCGTATGCACGCGGCGCATGCGATCGGTGCGATTCGGTCCCGCCATGTGCACTGTCAGGCCGTGATGGAACGCGACCGCGCCGCGTGGAACCTCGACGTAAACCGGCGCGATGCCGCTAACGGCGGGTTCCTCGAGGATTTTCACCTTCTCATCCGCCGTGAAGATATTGACGAATTTCTTGAGTCCCGCGCGATGCGAGCCGCGAAGGTAGCCCATGCATCCCGCGGCGCGCGTCGAACCGTCGAATGGAATCCAGGCGGTGAGCGTTTCAAGCACGTCCATCGGCCAGTAAGGATGGTCCTGATGCGGCTCGGTGTAGCGTCCGCCGGAGGCCTTGTACAACGCCTGGTCATGCCAGAGCCGCAGCCTTGGTTCGCCGATCAGCGCCGCGGCAACCTCTGATATGAGAGGATGAAAAGTGAGAGGAAGGACCTCGGGATTGTCCTCCCAGAGATTCATGCACTGCGTAAACGATTGCTCGTAGAGCGACTTTTCTTCCAGCGGCCGATGATCATCGCGGCCGCGCATGGCAACGGCGCGATCGACGGCGGCGCCGAATCGTTCCAGCTCGGCCGGAGTCAGCAGATTGCAGACCACGACAAAGCCGTCGCGCCGGAATTGCTCGATCAATTCGCCGCTTATCGATGATTTGACCGTCATCAGCTTAGCCGCGGCGAGCGGCGAGCGGTTTGGGACCGATGAAATTGCCTTTGCCGGGACTTGCCGCCGTCAAAGCGATCGCCGCGCTCGCGAGCGCGCGCAGATCCTGTTTCGCGCCGTCTGCGAGCTGGCCGTCCACGAAATCCGCCGAGCTCAGATAAACGCTGGTTGGCAATACGAGCGCGCCGAACCAGGCGAGCACGTCGCGCAGATGCCAGTCGGCGCCGAGAAAGTGATGATTGGTCGCGCCCATCGCTACGATCGCGACCGGCTTGCCGCCGAGCGATTCGATCGGCA
Encoded proteins:
- a CDS encoding NADPH-dependent FMN reductase; this translates as MNLVAIVGSVTPPGRLVSATKWLIDDARESRPDLNTQLINLGEKRVAFADGRPPEQYNDDTASIVRSALDADAVILATPVYRGSYTGALKNLLDHLPIESLGGKPVAIVAMGATNHHFLGADWHLRDVLAWFGALVLPTSVYLSSADFVDGQLADGAKQDLRALASAAIALTAASPGKGNFIGPKPLAARRG
- a CDS encoding phytanoyl-CoA dioxygenase family protein, producing the protein MTVKSSISGELIEQFRRDGFVVVCNLLTPAELERFGAAVDRAVAMRGRDDHRPLEEKSLYEQSFTQCMNLWEDNPEVLPLTFHPLISEVAAALIGEPRLRLWHDQALYKASGGRYTEPHQDHPYWPMDVLETLTAWIPFDGSTRAAGCMGYLRGSHRAGLKKFVNIFTADEKVKILEEPAVSGIAPVYVEVPRGAVAFHHGLTVHMAGPNRTDRMRRVHTMIYFRDGARRTTAHLHPCVDRPGIKVGDLIDSQLTPLVWPRTPGDYPVPPKMPLTPGLVRLNTYGAMPKVQ